gttgagccatatgagcgatgggcgccgccatgttagtttgcaccgcgcagagaatcggatctgttggatttacaaggcgtgaatttatccacttctcccgaaatacatgaaagtaagtgtgccggtgaactggggaagaatagagtaagcttttaagttactttcacaatgtatatctgatatgaattaaacgtgttgtcaagttataatggaaagggttgttatttccgcttctatagacatcattgtgtattttacaaactctaaatatattgttttgttagtactcatgtacatttaaatgtctgaaacctgaaatgaacattatttggttgaaaacactgcatatatgtgatatgaaaagcgctgcgcgagtccgtctctggtttagcgccagttaaagcgcgcacgcacatttgaatttggcagttgatcacgtaatgcgctgaacgttctaatcacaccggtgtgatcgtacgctcctggggccagccaagactgatcGCACCGGTGTGATCAtacgtgttaaagggttaaagcattctacacaatcccagaaaaatatgctagtgcaatatgctagtgcaagtatataacaatttagttcaaactttgacctgtggagggcagtaatacacttaacagtgtctacactgcttaattctaataaagaagaagaagagagctatgATTTTGTGATAATCAAgtatttatggttaaaacgtatatagttttaattttttttaaataaatgagcgattgtttctctagataagacccttatttctcatctgggattgtgtagaatgctttgaagctgcactgaaactgtaattttgaccttcaaccgtttggaagccgttgaagtctactatatggagaaaaatcctggaatgttttcatcaaaaaccttaatttcttttcgactgaagagagaaggacatggacatcttggatggcatgggggtgagtaaattatcaggaaattttaatttgaaagtgaactaatcctttaatttcatacattctctttttttgttagtttcTCATTAACTTTTCGACATTAACTAATTTCATCCACAGTTCATTTCTCTGGTTTCATTGAGTACTCTGACGCACCATTTGAGACCACCAACCACCTCAAATATCCACGTATGATGAAGCTTGGTAGAGGTAGGATGGAAATTGAACTCTCCCTttagaattaaaataattttgattctccttttattttgtcttgtttgtCCAGTGCCAAGACACTCAAACCTCTTTCTCCGTAGATGTTACTTTGTATGGCCTTGAGCTCGGTCTTCTTACTATGAAGAAAGGCGAGTTCTCTCGTTTTCTCTTCAAGCCCAAGTATGCCTATGGGGACCTTGGGTGCCCCCCACACATACCTCCATTAGCCACAGTCCTCTATGAGGTGCACGTCCTTGATTTTCTGGACTCAGCACAAGTGGATGAATTCATGGATTTGACTATGGTAAGATTTAATGCATTTACTGTAACTTTCTCATTTAGTTTGTTTGTGGTATCTAAGATGGTGATTTCAACATTCCCCAGGAAGAGCAAAACACTGTTCCTCTGTCAACCTTGCTCAATGTGCTGGAAACACAGCGGAGCTTTGGCAACCTCTGCTTCAATAAGAAGCGCTATGAAGATGCTCGAGAGAGATACAAGCAGGTCTTAGAAGTATCTTATTTGTTTCTCAAGTATGAGAGTTTGTAAATGGAAAATTTGTAGTTTATTCTAGCTATAGACTGTGATTTTTAACATCCTGTTGTCCCATGGTTCAGGCCATGACACTTTTGCAGAATCGTGAGCCAGTGGATGATGAAGAGAAGAAGCGTCTTGAGGAAATAAAGTTGCTTTTCCTGCTCAACCTCTCACTCACGTACCTCAAACTGGAGAAACCCCAGAAGGCCCTTTGCTTTGGTCAGAAAGCACTGGACATCAACCCCCAGAACACTAAAGCTCTCTTCCGCTGCGGCCAGGTTGGgcaatattttgtcatttttatatcCTTTGTTGAAAATCCGATCATAATTTTTTAGTAAAAGGCATATTGCTCTGTAAAATCTAGGGCTGTCAATCAAAATTTTAATCAAATCACATGATTTGctgattaattaattagttaatcacaaatatgaatatttgCTGAGAAAAGCACCCAAATTAAGGGGGTTTTCAGAcctgtaaatgatttgtttttgttctgaaacaggaactaaaattgtaattatgttgcattttctccgtacatttttttcagttcactttcacaaggcaacatttcaaagcataCCAAAAAGTGTTTATACATCAATATATCTTAATTAGATTATATCAATTAGAGTGGGAATCAATGCTTTGTCAGCACAGCATTCTTGTAGACAGTGCTGTTTTTTTGTAACCCATTTCCCATTATGAATTATGCCACAGCTTGGTTTGTTGGTCCATCTGGTCAGATTTCTTTCTCACCAGAACCAAACTGCTTGAAAGCCAATTGCGTTAATTTTCAGTCGGACTGAGACTACCACATTCAGGTGATCTTGGAttgattatttaatataattccgagtagggctgcacgattaatcgcatgctattctcacgcgcatttcgtcagtaaagccggttccctgattaccgctaaatcgccatcacctgctttcaaatgaagcggcatttaatagacagagccgtaggtcactgaaaagccacgcaatattgcgttcatatcgcagatgaatcgcctgcgataatgaacgcgatattgcgtggcttgtccgtgaactacggctccgtctattaaaaggcgctgcgtttaaaaacaggtgatggcgatttagcggtaatcagggaaccggctttactgacgaaatgcgcgtgagaatagcatgcgattaatcgtgcagccctaattccGAGTGCAATTGTTGTGTTTATATATTCCGATATATTGCACGGTATACCGGTACAAAAAAATACTGGTATACATTATATTTCAAATGgtacaatataataatttcacTAACTTTGGTACTTGATACACAGAAGTTCACTGCTATGCGGCAGTGTTACCCAAACTGACAACAGATAATTGTAAATACATGTAATACACGTAATTGTGCTGATGATATAAAATAagagaatatcatgaaaaatatgtgtatgtgtatttttGTAAGCGCTCTGTGAAGAGTGTCAAAgatttctatttacaacatatttttgcattgttgagcattgtagccaatcacagacatatctgttgagcatgtgaacgtaatggccaatcagatgtgtTTGCTCTGAATCCACTCAACACTGCTGAATACactgctggagtttgtttagAGCAAGCTCATAGATTTCAACCAAAGCACGTCACTAAtgcttttattataaaaacaaaaaaaacaacacaatgtaaataagatTCATTGTACAGTATTGTCAGATTCATTGATTATAACGGGAGTCGGTAAGGTGGCGGCGCTGAGCTTTAgtgatttatatataatatacatttatcatGATGCTGCTAACTGCGCATTTCAAAGTTTCTAGATTGACAACCATATTTAAATGGTGCAATAAATCTGAAACAGTGATGATTGACAGTGATAATCATAACAAtggacaagacaaaaaaaaaaaaaaatactgatacTATATGTCAAAATAGATCTGTGCATTCAGTTGAGGTGCGTACATGCAAACTAAAGGcaagaacacaccaagccgatggtcGGCCGTCGgccagtttttcttcgtcggccgactaagttttatCAGTGTGTTCGGAAAGGcgtttcatctcacgcaggcgcagaactgacgtgctgcttggccgtcggctgtttagcgtcggtttggtgtgtcagggcaactttggacacagacgctgccgacgtgagcaaaccccacagtctgctttcgtcgccactagttcatctgcgtcggcttggtgtgttctggccgtAATAGATCTGCCACTTGTTCTGTGTAATGTGTTACTTATAGCAATATTGCACTTTTTGTATAATTCAATAATAGTAATTCAATAATAGTTCagtaataaaaaatactattttaattGTATATCTTCAGTTTTACTGGGTATGGAGCACTGAGAAGTgctgtttatgttgtttatatataaatgcttGAAAACAAGCCACACTTTGTTACTGCAGTGTTTCATGCAGTGTTCTTAACgaaattgtttttaattcagTTATCTTTTGAGGTGGCTTAGTCTCTGATAGTATTAATTTAGTATCAATACAGAGGTATTAGATTCTGGTATCGTACTGAAGCCAAAAATGTGGTATCTAGCCAACCCATAGCCGAAACCAACCAAACTATGTGAGAAAACATGGCAGGTTCCAAAAAAAGTCTCTGGTTATTGAATGTAACCTCGATTCCCTGAGATGAGGGAAGGAGACATTGCATCAGAAAATTACGCTATGGTGGAAACTCCTTTCACAGAGACATCCTGATTGACTAACGCTGTTGCACTTGCAACAGCCAATGGCGTTAAAGTGTGCAAAATTGGGGTGGGCCAGCTCCCTATATAAAGCGGCGCTGAGCGACATTTGCCTCAAAATCTTTCGACTGAATGATGGTCATGAAAAACCCTGAGTAATAGTAACTTGGCATGAACGCAATGTCTTGTTCCCTCATCTCGAGGTTACAGTCAGTAACCAGAGACTTTCCTTTTTGATTTCAGTTTACTCTACATGGTGTCAGAAGCTATGGGGAATGTATAAAATCCTGCTGTGTTACTGAGAAGGGTTGCTTGGTGTAATCGAAGCTAATGGCCCAAAAGAAAGGCTTCATAAAGAGAAAGACACCATTAAACTCAGATAAGATGGATAAGCACAACATATACTTGGGACATTACGTCCCAATGACACAGAGACTCATAATGAATCCTACAGGACCTATTTAAACACCCCAATGACAGGGGTTCGAAAAACAGGTAGTTCACTTTTAGATAAAGTTCAGCTGAAATAAGTCGTACGGACAGACATACTCAGGCCATAGCAACCGTGCTGATATGAAGGTTGAGTAATCAAGTAATATGGCTTGATGCAGGAATATGTATGACCAATATGGATGTGTTCTTTtaagttaaaaatgtaataatgaaGCGTCAATAGTCTGTGCTTAAACAAAAAACTTGTTTCCTTTGGAAGGGAAGTAAGTCTATAAGCATAAACACTGCTTATAATTTAGCAGAGGAACATTATAGGCTTTAGTTCTGCACAAACTATCTCTCTTCTACTGACAGGGCCCGAGAAGCTATCAAGGAAACATCCAGATTGTATAATCCTGCTGCTAAACTTACTACTTACCTATGCCCATGAGGAAGCCATACCTGTTGTGGAGTGGGCTCAAACTCCTATCGGGCATTCCGAGCTTTACAAGCTGTAAGCCAGCGCTATAACATCTACAATCCAATGGGATAGTCGCTGTTTTGAAGCAGGCTGCCCTTTGGAGCGACCACCAAAGCATacaaagagctgatcagatAGTCTGAATTGGCATAATAACTGCATCTCCCACAACTGGTTCCCTTGGAGCAAAAGTTGTAACCTGGGCTCTAAATGAAGTTGAGAGCAATTTAGGTACATAACCCTTTTTTGTTTCTACTCTACAGTAATTAGGGTCAGATTCCATGCAGGACTCTTTAACTGACAGAGCATGCATGTCACCCATGTGCTTGACGGATGCGAGTGCAAGCACAACCCGCTGTCTTCAATAGCcgtgtttccactgtcgggccaaaAGTGAGTGTGGTAGTGCATGCTTCGGGGCCAATGGCCAGGGGTTTTTGGCCCGCCGAATACCTTGGTCCAAAGCCGGCCAACTGTGGCTTGAGTGGTCATGAAGAAAGGTGGAGTTTAACTAAGTCAGGagaaaattaatacaaattctCAATCTTTCTAAAGAAATGACAAACGtggtttttattaatattattctaaatgtgtaagcctttggatttaaaagccttaatggagttgttttgtgcattcCTGTGTTCacaaataaatggaagcaggcGCAACTGAATAGGTATATGTTCTCTTTTTATGTGAAATGCCAAACATTCTCTTCTGTCATTATAATTTTGCAATCAAGCTAGTTTTCAGTGCAACAGTGGAAACTCAGCTTGATTTTGACCTTGTGGCTCAAGGTCCGAGGCTATTAGCCCCGCACGGCACACTGTTGCACTGGTCCGACAGTGGAAAAGTGGCTAAtgattaggggtgtaacaatacacCAATGGCACGGTTCGGTTCGGTTTACGGTTTTGGAGCCACGGATGAAATAAATACTTCCAATGTAGACTAGTCAGAATAAAACAGATGATCACTTGTGTGGCTTTCATAGACAgcgtgtgttttttttaattacccAGTTGTCTAGTGCGCTGTGATCGTCATGAAAGACTGAGTTGCATGGGAGGTCCACCCGTCCGTAGTTAAAGCAAAGAATTTAGCATTGCTCAGGTCCTCCACTAGTTTGGCTTTTACTTTGCTGTAAAGGTGAGGCATCACATTCTGACTGAAATGCGGTCGGCTCGGTAATTGGTCTCTGGGCTCCAACACACTTAGCAAATGTGTGAATCCGTAACACTAGGTCCATAAACCATGGCTGAGGAAGGAACTAGTTCCAGTAAACAAAACCTGGAGGAGAGGCTGACTCAGCTGAATGGGAGGGATGCGGGCATTGAGCCGGCGTGAGTTCACCTCAGGATGTCACTGTTTCTTTTTCTGCAGCTCAGAGGAGGCAGCTGAAGGACTCTGTGTCAGGATGGCAGCTAAGGCATTGCCAGTAACAAGGGGTATCCTGAGGAGAGTTTTGAGGCTCATAGCTTCACCTCCAGTATGGGCGTGGCCCAGGCAGAACACGCATCTGTTGTGGCCATCTGAGAGCTCAAAGGGTCCCAAAAGAGTCTGCGCAGGGTTCGGTAGCTTTTTTCCATGCCTTCACCGAAATGCAAAAGAGAATTGGTGCAGAATCGTTGTCCGCTGAAGGTGATGAATCATGACTAGGCTTCTTGAAGACTTCTCGTTAAGAAATTCGGAGGCTTTGTCACTCAGCGGCGCTTTATATAGAGAGCACGCCCGTCCCTATTTTGCGTGTTTGAACGCCATAGGCTGTTGCTGGTGCAACAGCGTTATTAAATCAGGCTTCAGTATGTCTCTGTGAAGTTTCCCCCATAGCGTCAGCTGCTGACGCAATGTCGAGTGAACCGAAATTGAAGGGGAAAAAACACTTCAAATGAGCCAGGTGTTCATTAAAAGACATTGTAGTGAGCGATTAAATCCTTCAAGTTCAATACACTAAAAGTGTCTttctcttattctcaccaaggctgcatttatttgaacaataatacagtaaaaaacgtaatattgtgaaatattagaatttaaagtaactattttctatttgaagataattttaaatataatttatttctgggATGAAaaaaaatgggggaaaaaagctgaacagcagtcattactccattagtgtcatatgatccttcagaaatcattgtaatgtGCTTATTAGTTTTATGCTAATTtgaacttttgaccggtagtgaATACTAAAGCTTCTGGAAGAATCTTCCAGTCAGGTTTTCATAGTTGTGgctgtttatttgtgtttagtTTACCAATATGCGGTCGTTTACTATACTATGTCTATGtctatatatactatatactatGTACTACATAGTCGTTTACTAAGGCCATATGGTATTATTGATCTGATAttgagaacttttttttttttttttaaatgaggccTGTTTGGAGATGAACGACTATGAGAAAGCACAGGATTACCTTACACTTGCTCAGGCGAAAAAGCCGTTTGACCCTGACATCAACACCTTGCTGAAAAAGCTTGCTCTGTAAGTTTTCACTATCTGATATTTCTGTCAAGTCTTCTTACATATGTAAATGTGAAAGCTAAACAAGTCTACCGATCTTTTACAGCTGCTACAAGGActatttggacaaagagaaagagatgTGCACCAAGATGTTCTCGGGTTTAAAGCGGAGAGAAAAGTGAAGCCGTGTGCAGCTTTCAGTGTACATAGTAGTGGTCTTCATCGTTTTTCAAACCCTTCAGATTGACCACAAGTGGGCAGTATAAACCCAACCAATTCTAATTTTGGTTTCAGTGGCCAACATTTCATCAAATGTTGTCTTACTTTTAATTgattgtttaattttattttgcattattttgtttttgccagcaaaatatatacattatttgCCTCAGCTCTTAGCATTATGTTCTGTATGTTACTTTAAGATAAGCTTTATTATAACAGTACAACTTTTGCAGTATTATTAAGTATTATGTTCAAAACTCTATATGGAGCATCAGGATGTTTTCCAGGTGCACTGTTTGTAGTTTCAGAAGTCATATAGAGTGTTTAATTACTTTAATCTATTTGTCATGCtctcaatttatttatttaatttttttgtaggcCATGCAAAGTCTGTgcctgtttgttttattttttttacttatgtTCACACTAATTCCACTGTGACTACTGTCATCACTGACAGACTATTTTGTGTGTTAAATTTTGAAGTTAACATGTAAACATTAAGATGTTCAACCTTGCTCTGTGTTTTGAATTTACCATAGATTTATATGGAAAGTAATAATATCATATAAGattgaaaatacaaatacattttgtttacttaattaaaaaagtcatatactgtatatataaaatctatTCTCATACAAGTCCTTTGAGTCTTGTCATcttactttactttttactGCGTAGTCTTTCCTCCATGTGCTAACAGAAATCCCTGCAACAGCCCTAAAAAATATTTggatacttaaaggtgccatagaattgaaaattgaatttaccttggcatagttgaataacaagagttcagtacatgggaatgacatacagtgagtctcaaacaccattgtttcctcctccttatgtaaatttgatttgtttaaaagacctccaaagaaaaggtgaatctcaacataccACCGActgttgggatcattaatatgtacgcccccaatttttgcatatgccagccattcaaggcattagacaagggcaggcagtatggatctgtgcacagctgtaagcaagcaaggacaatagcgaaaaatggcagatggagcaataataactgacatgatatcatgatatttttagtgatatttgtagattgtctttctaaatgtttcgttagcatgttgccaatgtactgttaaatgtggttaaagttaccatcgtttatatctgtattcacggagacaagagccatcactattttcatttttaaacacttgcagtctgtataattcataaacacaacttcattctttataaatctctccaacagtgtgtaatgttagctttagccccgttTGCCACGGAGCATTGCCTCAAACTCatttagaatcaaatgtaaacatcaaaataaatactgtttttctCTGGCCAACAAACGAACGGTGcgtgattatgattcaggcagcattAAAGGTTAGAAGTCAGAGACCTGAGAGACAAAGTGTCACAAATTATGTTTTGCTGTCAGTTTTTGTGAAGGTTTGTGCTGAAACATCCCATGTGAATTAACTGAGTTTACCTCAGTGTGGAGCTGTAAGGATACCCTCTTTTATGAGAGCCAGGCTTTTGACCACTTTTGACCATTTGAGAAAACCCCCACATTGATTTGTTGAGTGAAGTTCCACTCCTATTATATGTAACTGTTATGAATAGCCTTTTCTTTGCCTGGATGTGCAATGCAAACATAGTTAACCTTAAAACAAGCAACAGGTCTGTAAATCCTTGGACTACAGATAAAGACAGTGCTTTGTTTGGTTTCTCCTTCCTTGGTAACTTTAGTCCAGTGCAGTCCATcttttgtttgtgtttctttttgaGTGTTGCTCCTCTGCTGACATTTACCAGATGTGAAAATGTAATTATGTGTACAAAGTGACGTTTATTATTCTTGACCCACACCTCCATGTCCAGGTTTTAGGGGTTTTCTCCTGTACTGAACTCTTGGTGCTTGGCAGTTAGAGTTGTTGTTACTGCTGTTTTTCTAAAACTACATGTACAATGTTCTCTTGATGTCTAGCATCTTGTCAATGTTCTGAGTTAAAGAGATGTTCAACATTTACTCAATTTCATGCAATTCCCAACCTTAATGCATTtagaccccattgactttcattgtgtgTATTTACTATGTGTTCCAAAGAAAAAAGTTATACAGATAATTTATACAGataggtcatgcagaataaggcattaatatctgctttaAAAGTACCAATAAACACTCGATATCCTAGTAacatgcatgctaataagcaactagttaatagtgagaactggaccctaaattaaagtgttacctgACAAAGAAACAAATCCACAATGctaggtttattttattttattttggacaGACAGTAGTGCAAATCACAGTGTGTTCCACATAGCGGCATTTAGTCCCCTAGTTGGTAAAGCCTCCTATAGTCTATTAAGCACTAAGCAGTAAACAGAATGCACCCTTGCAtaggtcatttttaaaaaacaaaaaaacaaatggtaTGTTGTCACAATCAGCTACAAAACTGAAAAGCATCTTGtgttataaaagtacaaaataaacagaataatgACAATAATACAATTTGCTCCActtaaaactatatttaaacattcaaagcTTAAGCCCAACCCTCCTATACTTAATTTTCTGCATTCCATTTTGCGTACAGTTAAGTGCGCAAGCCTTTCAAACTATTCTCCTTTGTCCATGAGCGCAGAAAGACGCATTCGCCGTGTGCACACTACCTAGTGGACTTTGTTTTCAATTGCTCATGTAATTAGCATATGCGCTGTTCTtctctttttcctgttgttgAGGTTAGCAAACTGCGTTATATTACCGTGcatgcccccttctggattggagtgtggatcgcctgtgactgactgtattcatcGTCTAACTGCATGAACCGAACCACGATGTCTGTACCGTACGGTTTGggatgaatacatgtaccgttacacccctaatagcTATGGCCACCAAAGCAGAAACAGGCTTTTTGCACACGTAATgcccctgtcccaaatggcaccctaagcCCTCACTTTTGTGACGTGATGCCGCTTTGTTGGGTTGAAGTCTACTGCTCAGCAGAAATCTGCTCCTGGGGCATTCTTGAGCACACTTGAAACCTAAAATTACAAATGGGACACCCTCTGGTCTTGTGGACTTATGGTGTGTGTGCATGCTGTGGCCACTGTAAATCTTCTATGGTTAGAATCATAGTTTCTTGTTAGTATGACTTGGACTTAAATGGATCATGCTACAATCTACTACAATCTGTATCTTTCATCccatataaatacaaaattaattcTGTGTCTTTCAGTTTgtcaaaagaataaaaaaactaaaaaatagtTAGTACTCttacaatgtttttgttattttccgcAATAATCAGACATTAATTAAATCTAAAACTGATTCAtttgtcaaaagttataactcCACTACCTGAtacatatttaaagggttagttcacccaaaaattttaattctgtcatta
This DNA window, taken from Megalobrama amblycephala isolate DHTTF-2021 linkage group LG4, ASM1881202v1, whole genome shotgun sequence, encodes the following:
- the fkbp6 gene encoding inactive peptidyl-prolyl cis-trans isomerase FKBP6; amino-acid sequence: MSTNGRTSRILQFMAPDERRQFGIETPFQRLAWQMQDVLGDGGILKEVVHAGEGPPVPMHASVSIHFSGFIEYSDAPFETTNHLKYPRMMKLGRDVTLYGLELGLLTMKKGEFSRFLFKPKYAYGDLGCPPHIPPLATVLYEVHVLDFLDSAQVDEFMDLTMEEQNTVPLSTLLNVLETQRSFGNLCFNKKRYEDARERYKQAMTLLQNREPVDDEEKKRLEEIKLLFLLNLSLTYLKLEKPQKALCFGQKALDINPQNTKALFRCGQACLEMNDYEKAQDYLTLAQAKKPFDPDINTLLKKLALCYKDYLDKEKEMCTKMFSGLKRREK